The segment TATTCATTTCTTCTGCAATACAtgcaaatattataatatataaaaatgatagtgaagatatatatgattggaaatatgcatataaaattagtaacaaaaataataataataataataataatataacatttaatGACTTACATATAGTAACACAATCCCTTagtcaaaatatatataatattgtagcTATAACAGATAATCgttatatcatttttcattattataacttcaaaaataatacagtaaatatttgttatatgaatattgAACAAATTTATGTACCAACTTGTATTTCAggcaatttatttttttataatagaaatattatatgtatatgtaatgATGGATCTAAACTTAGATATATGGATttagaaacaaaaaaaataataaaaactatACATCTACCATTTAAGGATAAAAAAGTTCAAAAAATGTTACCCCTTGTTATTAATGaacataaatttaataataataataatattatttttgatatagacaaggaacaaaataatacaataaaatatcaaaatcattttgataaaagaaatatttttttatttgtattaaatgaaaaaatgatTGTATTTACACAAACACCAATTGATGCAAATTGCTTGAGATATATCGGAGGAATTATATGTAGtggaaatataaaagatgttatatctaaaaaaaataatatatttatattaagtaaaaataaaatattctatTATCAAAttcatacaaatatattaaaaaatagtatagatattcaaaataatagTTTACAAACTTTTATTGAACAAATTGGAGGTACAAAAAGTCCTATGTATAATCAAATAATGGACTCATTCTATTATTGtgaaattcaaaaaaataaatatgaaaagaaaaaagaaaaatataatattaaaaagttgttaaatattttatctatagaatatatatttgcatCTATAAACATCTTCTTATCTAAATttgaaatacaaaatataatacaagaatatcatttttattataaatacgtCATAAATGTATTAAAGCAAAATAAGGATTCCATAAATCATGTAATTAATGTACAAGATGGCCAACTCATTAATTTTAAGACAGACGATGATATACTTCTCAATAATATGTACTTTTTGCAAACAAATCACACAAAaggtaaaaaaaacaaaacaaaataaaaaaaaataaaataaaacaaaacaaaataaaacaaaacaaaacaaaataaaataaaataaaacaaaacaaaataaaacaaaacaaaacaaaacaaaacaaaatagtaataacaaatatgcaataatatatatatatatatatatatatatatatatttatttatttatttatttatttatttttatttatttattcgtttatttttttagacATTTCTGGACTAAATATCTCAAATTCTGAAAAATCCATTTTAGCTAAAAATTCTATGCccaaaaatttaaaaaaagaagacaGTGAttcatatacaaataatataaaccaaATTAATCATAATAACATTACGAAGGAAAACCAAGAGGACTTTCAAAATACAGATATTACTAAAGAGtgtgaaaatatatatttcaatattaatgcatttatttatacatattttaattatataacagAAGAAAATACAGATACtgaaaaaattattgaaGATATTATAAGTTATtacaaaaatgataataaaaaagaaaaattgtCATTCAGTgatcttttaaatatattaaataacaaTGGAGAAATTATGGACCAAATGGAgtttaaaagaatatttcaaatttttacaaaaaaagatGAATCATTTGATGAAAATGATTTCCTAAATATGGATACATTGAAAGAAATgatagaataaataaatcaaatatatgtatatatatatatatatatatatataaaataataaaaaaaaaatataaaaaaaattacaggtaattattaaatttccTTTTTCATAATCCTGCATTGCTATCCCTTGGAATTTCTATATCTGTAGTAAAATCATACTCAATTGTTGGTATGACCCcagatataaattttaacaaAAACAAGAGATACAAATCATGCCTAAAacaaaatacatacatatacacatttattctcttttttattctttttgttacataagaaaaaatatatatatatatattttattttaatttttattttcacatTATcacatttttgttatattatttgtttattaccTTGGTTCTTTTTCTTCACTTATCCAATTATTAACAACATTCAAAATTGCCTCTGCGTGccttaaaaatgaaaacattaaaaataattataatcaaagaaagaaaaaaaaaaaaaaaaaaattacatgttgtacatttaaataaaaaaaaaatatatatttcttaattaCTTGCATGGATGTATAGAAGCTGTCATAACACCAGTACACGGATGAGGATCATactaaattaaaaaaaaaaaaaaaaaaaaaaaaaatattttcttctataaGTAGGAtactaaaaaaatacaatcaTATagcattataaaaaatacaatattatttttatcttaaCCGTGACTGTTTTATAACTATAATCTGATAATATGTCCTCAAAAATTTCCTCTGATTTTAAAGGATCACCATTctatattaaaacaaaaataaattatatattatataaaaaagtgtATAGAtgaatacatacatacatatatatatatatatatgtatacctCATTATATCCAAAGAGCCATATTCGAGGTGtttgataatatttatcGTACGTTATACTAACATCATACGTACGTATTTTCATAAGAtctatataaacatatatatatatatatatatatatatatatataaaataagaataatataaaggatTTGAACAAATGAAACATACTATATAAATCTATTACATATTTAAACAAGTAAagtttttaattattataataaaattatttttaaaagaattacTATCATGCAACATATTCTTAGAGTAACAACTTGTACTATTTATTGATGCAGGATCATGTTcctatcaaaaaaaatatattaatatgtcaataaataaatatatatatatatatatatatatatatatatatgtacatataattcatttatcattatactatatttatatttcattatatttcttatatttttattttactttaaTAAGGTTATTTTCCATATAGAAATTGTTTATATCAATTGCTTCATCGCAATTATCGTCTTCTTCTTCCtcttcataattataaatctattaaattttatataaaataagaacatatatattataaatcgtttatcatatatatatatatattttttttttttttttttttttttttttccttttgtacattttgtacattttgtacatttttGTCATTAATTGTGTATTCACTATTAGGTAAATCtaccaaaagaaaaaaaaaaaaaaaaaaaacataattatattataaagatgtataaattataatatttaatatacttATTCAAAAGATATTTTGATGAAgtaatagatatatattattataatattgtgaataacatattatttattattattttttattattacattcatatatatctGTGGGATTGTTATCTTCTTCATAACTTGGGAGTAACCAATCATTATCTACAATTTTCTATTTAAGATAAAAAGATTAATGGaattaaattatacatataaatatataccaaaatatatatatatatatatatattttttctggTATATTACCAAATCGTGGACTATATTATTAAGGTCTTTTATGCGCTGTTTACATGGAACATTTTTGGTAATTAAAAATTGTTTGTTTTCTGGTAAATATGGTACTACTCTATCTTTATCAGCTTCTTGcctaaaaaataatgaataatttatatatggatatacaattaaatatatcaatatcTTTCACAAAGACATAAAAATTTGCtcctataatattatttccatatctacataaattttatttatttatttttttttttttttttttttttttttttcaccatTCCCatgttttaaatttatagACTAAAAAGTCTCCAGAATCAACAAATTCTGAGGGAGTTAGAGTAcctaaattataaataaatagattataaataatttttcgttcatatattaaaataattttgcttttatattataaatacttAATCTAAGTTATAAATGATTACtattatatacatgttataatttacaactttataataaatacacatacatacatacataaataaatatatatattttattaagaaataatatatttatttttttatataatttataccATTTTGAATAAAAGTAGATGTATTATTAACtgttttaaaatatgaatacaGCTTTCGGCAAGTATCTCCTATTTTATGTTTGACATTTATTTGGTCActcattttataatttaaaataatgaaacttctttctattttctttattaaatgtgaatataaaattataataatatataataagaaattaaatatatatatatatatgtcagaccatttttt is part of the Plasmodium falciparum 3D7 genome assembly, chromosome: 9 genome and harbors:
- a CDS encoding autophagy-related protein 3, putative; translated protein: MSDQINVKHKIGDTCRKLYSYFKTVNNTSTFIQNGTLTPSEFVDSGDFLVYKFKTWEWQEADKDRVVPYLPENKQFLITKNVPCKQRIKDLNNIVHDLKIVDNDWLLPSYEEDNNPTDIYEYLPNSEYTINDKNIYNYEEEEEDDNCDEAIDINNFYMENNLIKEHDPASINSTSCYSKNMLHDNLMKIRTYDVSITYDKYYQTPRIWLFGYNENGDPLKSEEIFEDILSDYSYKTVTYDPHPCTGVMTASIHPCKHAEAILNVVNNWISEEKEPRHDLYLLFLLKFISGVIPTIEYDFTTDIEIPRDSNAGL
- a CDS encoding autophagy-related protein 3, putative yields the protein MSDQINVKHKIGDTCRKLYSYFKTVNNTSTFIQNGTLTPSEFVDSGDFLVYKFKTWEWQEADKDRVVPYLPENKQFLITKNVPCKQRIKDLNNIVHDLKIVDNDWLLPSYEEDNNPTDIYEYL
- a CDS encoding autophagy-related protein 3, putative, whose translation is MSDQINVKHKIGDTCRKLYSYFKTVNNTSTFIQNGTLTPSEFVDSGDFLVYKFKTWEWQEADKDRVVPYLPENKQFLITKNVPCKQRIKDLNNIVHDLKIVDNDWLLPSYEEDNNPTDIYEYLPNSEYTINDKNVQNVQNIYNYEEEEEDDNCDEAIDINNFYMENNLIKEHDPASINSTSCYSKNMLHDNLMKIRTYDVSITYDKYYQTPRIWLFGYNENGDPLKSEEIFEDILSDYSYKTVTYDPHPCTGVMTASIHPCKHAEAILNVVNNWISEEKEPRHDLYLLFLLKFISGVIPTIEYDFTTDIEIPRDSNAGL